A stretch of Gossypium hirsutum isolate 1008001.06 chromosome A06, Gossypium_hirsutum_v2.1, whole genome shotgun sequence DNA encodes these proteins:
- the LOC107938906 gene encoding protein RADIALIS-like 3, with protein MGSSSSWTPKQNKLFENALVIYDKESPDRWQNLANAVGGKTVEEVKMHYYNLVEDIKQIESGNVPLPPYGKKPGGGSKGYNCMDGVQRMRNLRLH; from the coding sequence ATGGGTTCAAGTTCGAGCTGGACACCAAAGCAAAACAAGTTGTTCGAAAATGCTTTGGTAATTTACGACAAGGAAAGTCCGGACCGGTGGCAGAACCTGGCCAATGCTGTCGGAGGCAAAACCGTGGAGGAAGTGAAGATGCATTACTACAATCTTGTTGAAGACATCAAGCAGATTGAGTCTGGCAATGTGCCTTTACCCCCTTATGGTAAGAAACCAGGAGGAGGTAGCAAAGGATATAATTGCATGGATGGTGTCCAAAG